One region of Thiorhodovibrio frisius genomic DNA includes:
- the sucD gene encoding succinate--CoA ligase subunit alpha, which yields MSILVDANTRLICQGFTGKQGTFHSEQALAYGTRLVGGVTPGKGGQQHLGLPVFDTVADAVAETGANASMIYVPAAFAPDAILEAADAGIEVIVCITEGIPVLDMLAVKAALASTGVALIGPNCPGVITPGACKIGIMPGSIHQSGCIGIVSRSGTLTYEAVFQTSRAGLGQSTCVGIGGDPIQGLDFIDCLRQFEDDPQTEAVLMVGEIGGQAEEEAAHFIRASMSKPVGAYIAGLTAPPGKRMGHAGAIIQGGAQGGTGTAEAKYRALEQAGVATFRSPAELGEGMLKLLGHPPA from the coding sequence ATGAGCATTCTGGTCGACGCCAACACCCGCCTGATCTGCCAGGGTTTCACCGGCAAGCAGGGGACTTTTCACAGTGAACAGGCGCTGGCCTATGGCACCCGCTTAGTCGGTGGCGTCACGCCCGGCAAGGGCGGTCAGCAGCATCTTGGCCTGCCGGTGTTCGACACTGTCGCCGATGCCGTGGCCGAGACCGGCGCTAACGCCAGCATGATCTACGTCCCGGCCGCCTTCGCCCCCGATGCCATTCTCGAGGCTGCCGATGCCGGTATCGAGGTCATCGTCTGCATCACTGAAGGCATTCCGGTGCTCGACATGCTCGCGGTCAAGGCTGCGTTGGCGTCTACTGGTGTGGCGCTGATTGGCCCGAATTGCCCGGGCGTGATTACGCCCGGCGCCTGCAAAATCGGCATCATGCCCGGTTCTATTCACCAATCGGGCTGCATTGGCATTGTCTCGCGCTCCGGCACCCTGACCTATGAGGCAGTGTTTCAGACCAGCCGCGCCGGACTGGGGCAGAGCACCTGTGTCGGCATCGGCGGCGATCCCATCCAGGGCCTGGATTTTATCGACTGCCTGCGGCAGTTTGAGGATGATCCCCAAACCGAGGCGGTGCTGATGGTCGGGGAGATCGGCGGTCAGGCCGAGGAGGAAGCGGCGCACTTTATTCGCGCCTCCATGTCCAAGCCCGTGGGTGCCTATATCGCCGGCCTGACTGCGCCGCCGGGCAAGCGCATGGGCCATGCAGGTGCCATTATCCAGGGCGGCGCACAGGGCGGCACGGGCACGGCGGAGGCCAAGTATCGCGCACTCGAACAGGCCGGCGTGGCGACATTTCGGTCCCCGGCCGAACTCGGCGAAGGCATGCTGAAGTTACTCGGTCACCCGCCCGCCTAG
- the sucC gene encoding ADP-forming succinate--CoA ligase subunit beta, translating to MNLHEYQAKALFRDYGIPVPESRVADSVDSAVAAAAAVGGTQWMIKAQVHAGGRGKAGGVIHCTTLDEVRNAAGQLLGRPLVTAQSGGRALPVERVLIEAPASATQEFYLAMLVDRAAERVMLIASRAGGGDVEAAAAAKPAAFERVWVHPATGLRAWQSRHLGYRLGLPAATLKPLHQITQALYRLFIDKDASLLEINPLALGAGDQLLALDAKVVLDANALYRHPDLQALRDRSQEDEREARADKQGLSYVSLDGNIGCMVNGAGLAMATMDLVQRHGGKPANFLDVGGNTTAERVAEAFQLILSDAKVGAILVNIFGGIVRCDLIAEGIIQAVARTALRVPLVVRLAGTNAEQGLAMLAQSGLALETASDLAEAADRVVAAATRPINLDT from the coding sequence ATGAATCTGCACGAGTACCAGGCCAAAGCCCTGTTCCGCGACTATGGCATTCCAGTGCCGGAGAGCCGCGTGGCCGATAGCGTCGATTCTGCCGTGGCCGCTGCTGCGGCCGTGGGCGGCACGCAATGGATGATCAAGGCGCAGGTGCATGCCGGCGGTCGCGGCAAGGCCGGTGGTGTGATTCATTGCACCACGCTCGATGAGGTGCGCAATGCTGCCGGTCAACTGCTCGGGCGACCGCTAGTGACCGCCCAGAGCGGCGGACGCGCGCTGCCGGTGGAGCGGGTGCTGATCGAGGCGCCGGCTAGCGCAACCCAGGAGTTCTATCTGGCCATGCTAGTTGATCGCGCTGCCGAACGGGTGATGCTGATCGCCTCGCGTGCGGGCGGCGGCGACGTCGAAGCCGCTGCTGCGGCCAAGCCGGCCGCCTTCGAACGCGTCTGGGTGCATCCGGCCACTGGCCTGCGCGCCTGGCAGAGCCGCCATCTCGGCTACCGGTTGGGTTTGCCCGCCGCCACGCTAAAGCCCCTGCATCAAATTACCCAGGCGCTCTACCGATTGTTCATCGATAAGGACGCCAGTCTGCTCGAAATCAATCCGCTGGCACTCGGTGCCGGCGACCAACTGCTGGCGCTTGACGCCAAAGTGGTGCTGGATGCCAATGCGCTCTACCGCCATCCGGATCTGCAAGCCTTGCGTGATCGCAGCCAGGAAGACGAGCGCGAAGCGCGGGCCGACAAGCAGGGCCTGAGTTATGTGAGCCTCGACGGCAACATCGGCTGCATGGTCAATGGCGCGGGGCTGGCGATGGCGACCATGGATCTGGTGCAGCGCCATGGTGGCAAGCCGGCCAATTTTCTCGATGTCGGTGGCAATACCACCGCCGAGCGAGTGGCCGAGGCCTTCCAATTGATTCTGTCCGATGCCAAAGTCGGCGCTATTCTGGTCAACATCTTTGGTGGCATTGTGCGTTGCGATTTGATCGCCGAGGGCATCATCCAGGCCGTGGCGCGCACCGCGCTGCGGGTGCCGCTGGTGGTGCGCCTGGCCGGCACCAATGCCGAGCAGGGCCTGGCCATGCTGGCACAAAGCGGCTTGGCGCTTGAGACTGCGAGCGATCTCGCCGAGGCCGCTGACCGCGTGGTGGCCGCCGCCACGCGCCCGATAAACTTGGATACCTGA
- a CDS encoding ABC transporter transmembrane domain-containing protein has protein sequence MHHQSSTSAPPDRPATRNPRALLRLLRFAKPYRLHLFGALLALLVAAGSVLTFGQVIRTVVDSGLSTGSLTALNQALVFFLAVVVLTAAAIVARSYLLNWIGERVVADIRQAVFERVLHLDIGYFESVRAGEVISRLTSDTALLQVVVGSTLAMVLRTSLLVIGGVLMLAITSPALTALVLLGVPLVVGPSWLLGSRVRKLSRASQDRVADIGAYIDEAVHGIRTVQAFNHQPIDNRRYADQVERAFRVAMQRSVSSALLSGIATLLTFGAIGAVLWVGGRQVLAGTLSGGDLSAFLFYAVLVAGSVGSLSDLLGQLLRGAGASERLMELLSLEPAVTSPAKPESLPEPARGAVRFEQVRFCYPSRPETPAADGLSLEIQPGERVALVGPSGAGKSTLFALLLRFYDPQQGAIRFDGVDLRHLDLRDLRGQIALVPQDPVIFGASAWENIRYGLDSASNEDVRRAAAAAHADVFLERLPQGFDTYLGERGVRLSGGERQRIAIARTILRNPALLLLDEATSALDAESERLVQDALEHLMQGRTSMVIAHRLATVRNANRILVLDQGRIVASGTHASLMREDGLYARLASLQFQDAVVSGV, from the coding sequence ATGCATCATCAATCGTCGACCAGTGCCCCGCCTGACCGCCCCGCCACCCGCAATCCGCGCGCGCTGCTGCGGCTACTGCGCTTCGCCAAACCCTATCGCCTGCATCTCTTTGGTGCCCTGCTGGCACTGCTGGTGGCGGCCGGATCGGTGCTGACCTTCGGGCAGGTGATCCGCACCGTCGTGGACTCGGGGCTCAGCACTGGCTCGCTCACTGCACTCAATCAGGCTCTGGTGTTTTTTCTCGCGGTGGTAGTGCTCACGGCAGCAGCCATTGTCGCGCGCAGCTACTTGCTTAACTGGATCGGCGAGCGGGTGGTGGCGGATATTCGCCAGGCGGTGTTCGAGCGTGTGCTGCATCTGGATATCGGCTATTTCGAGAGCGTGCGCGCCGGAGAAGTCATCAGCCGGCTGACCAGCGACACAGCGCTGTTGCAAGTGGTGGTCGGCTCGACGCTTGCCATGGTGCTGCGCACTTCGCTTCTGGTCATCGGTGGGGTGCTGATGCTCGCCATCACCAGCCCGGCGCTAACCGCCCTGGTGCTGCTCGGCGTGCCCCTGGTGGTTGGCCCCAGCTGGCTGCTCGGATCACGAGTGCGCAAACTCTCGCGCGCCAGTCAAGATCGCGTCGCCGACATCGGCGCCTATATCGACGAAGCCGTGCATGGCATTCGCACCGTGCAGGCGTTTAATCACCAGCCGATCGACAACCGCCGCTATGCCGACCAAGTCGAACGTGCTTTTCGCGTGGCTATGCAGCGCTCAGTCAGCAGCGCGCTGCTCTCCGGCATCGCCACCCTGCTCACCTTTGGCGCCATTGGCGCTGTGCTCTGGGTCGGTGGCCGCCAGGTGCTGGCTGGAACCCTGAGCGGCGGCGACCTCTCGGCCTTCCTGTTCTATGCCGTGCTGGTGGCTGGCTCGGTTGGCTCACTGAGCGATCTGCTCGGGCAACTGCTGCGCGGTGCCGGCGCCAGCGAGCGACTGATGGAACTGCTCAGCCTGGAGCCCGCGGTGACCAGTCCGGCCAAGCCCGAGTCGCTGCCAGAGCCGGCGCGCGGCGCCGTGCGCTTCGAGCAGGTGCGCTTCTGCTACCCGAGTCGCCCGGAAACACCGGCCGCCGATGGGCTCAGCTTGGAGATTCAGCCCGGCGAGCGAGTGGCGCTGGTCGGTCCCTCGGGCGCTGGTAAATCGACCCTGTTCGCACTGCTGTTGCGCTTTTATGATCCGCAACAGGGCGCCATTCGTTTCGACGGCGTGGATCTTCGACACCTCGATCTGCGCGACCTGCGCGGCCAGATTGCACTGGTGCCGCAGGACCCGGTGATTTTCGGCGCCAGTGCCTGGGAGAATATCCGTTATGGCCTTGACTCCGCCAGCAATGAAGATGTCCGCCGCGCTGCCGCCGCCGCTCATGCCGATGTCTTTCTTGAGCGATTGCCGCAGGGCTTCGATACTTACCTTGGCGAGCGCGGCGTGCGCCTGTCTGGCGGCGAGCGCCAGCGCATCGCCATCGCCCGCACCATTTTGCGCAACCCGGCGCTACTGCTGCTCGATGAAGCCACCAGCGCGCTCGACGCCGAAAGCGAGCGCCTCGTGCAGGACGCGCTCGAACACCTGATGCAAGGCCGAACCAGCATGGTGATCGCCCATCGCCTGGCGACCGTGCGCAATGCGAATCGTATTCTAGTATTAGACCAGGGGCGCATTGTTGCGAGCGGCACCCACGCCAGCCTGATGCGCGAGGATGGTCTCTATGCGCGCTTGGCGTCCTTGCAGTTTCAGGATGCAGTGGTCAGTGGCGTATGA
- a CDS encoding bifunctional GNAT family N-acetyltransferase/carbon-nitrogen hydrolase family protein, which translates to MTQAPDTAAQVVVHNPTPADIPNIRKLFARAYAGSGVSSYTASMLRGQINKFPEGQFIAEYEGDLIGFCSSFLISGEIALKPHTWNWITGSGYASRHDPNGDYLYGVEVCVDPDFRGLRIGQRLYDERKKLVQAWALRGIIYGGRLPTLAAAMEHFAKPEDYIEAIRQGREKDPVLTFQLRNDFDVIGLLPDYWNEDRQSLGYGVHLLWRNPQAPDEKEEARAKPFGGRLTDTVRVATVQYQQRRVKSFEEFVEMLRYFVDVTADYRSDFCVFPELFSLQLLSMEDSELSPSEAIEALTRWTDPIKTALRDMAVRYNINIIGGSHPTKMPNGRVENICYVCLRGGEVHEQAKIHPTPNEVYWWNIEGGHELSTINTDCGPIGVLICYDAEFPELSRHLADQGANIIFVPFCTDERQSYLRVRYCCQARAVENQCYVVMSGNCGNLPNVANMDIQYAQSCILTPCDFPFARDGIAADTTPNVETVAFADLRLADLREARYSGTVQNLKDRRHDLYHLVWRE; encoded by the coding sequence ATGACCCAAGCGCCAGACACCGCTGCACAGGTTGTTGTGCATAACCCCACGCCGGCGGATATCCCCAATATTCGCAAGCTGTTCGCTCGCGCCTATGCCGGCAGTGGCGTGAGCAGCTATACCGCCAGCATGCTGCGCGGGCAAATTAACAAGTTTCCGGAAGGGCAGTTTATCGCTGAATATGAGGGCGATCTGATCGGTTTCTGCTCGAGTTTTCTCATCAGCGGCGAAATCGCGCTCAAGCCCCACACCTGGAACTGGATCACCGGCAGCGGTTATGCCAGTCGCCACGATCCCAATGGCGACTACCTCTACGGCGTGGAGGTGTGTGTCGATCCGGACTTTCGCGGCTTGCGCATCGGCCAGCGCCTGTATGACGAGCGCAAGAAGCTGGTGCAGGCATGGGCGCTGCGCGGCATTATCTACGGCGGGCGCCTGCCCACCCTGGCCGCCGCCATGGAGCATTTCGCCAAGCCTGAGGACTATATCGAGGCTATTCGCCAGGGCCGCGAGAAAGACCCGGTGCTCACCTTTCAGTTGCGTAACGATTTTGACGTGATCGGCCTGCTGCCGGATTATTGGAACGAGGATCGCCAGTCGCTTGGCTATGGTGTGCATCTGCTGTGGCGCAACCCTCAGGCCCCGGACGAGAAGGAAGAAGCGCGCGCCAAGCCCTTCGGCGGGCGCCTGACCGACACCGTGCGGGTGGCGACCGTGCAGTATCAGCAGCGGCGGGTGAAATCCTTTGAGGAATTCGTCGAAATGCTGCGCTACTTTGTCGATGTCACCGCCGATTACCGCTCCGACTTCTGCGTCTTCCCAGAATTATTCTCGCTACAGCTCTTGTCGATGGAGGACTCTGAGCTGTCCCCGTCGGAAGCCATCGAGGCCCTGACGCGCTGGACCGATCCTATAAAGACTGCGCTGCGTGACATGGCGGTGCGCTACAACATTAATATTATCGGCGGCTCGCACCCGACGAAAATGCCCAACGGGCGGGTCGAGAACATCTGCTACGTGTGTCTGCGCGGCGGCGAGGTGCATGAGCAGGCCAAGATCCATCCGACACCGAACGAGGTCTACTGGTGGAATATCGAAGGCGGCCATGAGCTGTCCACCATCAACACCGATTGCGGCCCCATCGGAGTGCTCATCTGCTATGACGCCGAGTTCCCCGAGCTCTCGCGCCATCTCGCCGACCAGGGCGCCAACATCATTTTTGTGCCCTTCTGCACCGATGAGCGCCAGTCCTACTTGCGTGTGCGTTACTGCTGCCAGGCGCGCGCGGTGGAGAACCAGTGCTATGTGGTCATGTCCGGCAACTGCGGCAATCTGCCCAATGTCGCCAACATGGATATTCAATACGCCCAAAGCTGCATCCTAACCCCTTGCGATTTTCCCTTCGCGCGCGACGGCATCGCCGCCGACACCACGCCCAATGTCGAGACCGTCGCTTTTGCCGACCTGCGCCTCGCCGACCTGCGCGAGGCGCGCTATTCCGGCACGGTGCAGAATCTGAAAGATCGGCGGCATGATCTTTATCATCTGGTATGGCGGGAGTAA
- a CDS encoding GntR family transcriptional regulator, whose translation MLAAITSTTDSDTLADRVFAQIRCAIVEGEIAPGSKLSEPVLADRFAISRGPLREAMRRLEATHLVERRANVGARVVSLSAGQLVELYQVRETLEGLAARLAAETMTDAEIAELQRLLDAHRASVARDHWQAYFQSEGDWDFHYRIVHGSGNRRLIAILCDDLYYLARMYRCQFGMKSERATAALKEHGLIVDAIGERDGELAEWLMRRHIRASRRHAEQCIASHPHQPTMRPVA comes from the coding sequence ATGCTGGCTGCCATCACCTCAACCACCGACAGCGATACCCTGGCCGACCGGGTCTTCGCGCAAATCCGCTGCGCCATTGTCGAGGGAGAGATTGCGCCTGGTAGCAAGCTGAGCGAGCCAGTGCTGGCGGATCGCTTCGCGATCAGCCGCGGGCCGCTGCGCGAGGCCATGCGGCGGCTGGAGGCGACCCATCTGGTCGAGCGCCGGGCCAATGTGGGCGCGCGCGTGGTGTCGCTCAGCGCCGGGCAGTTGGTAGAGCTTTACCAAGTGCGCGAGACGCTCGAGGGACTGGCTGCGCGCTTGGCGGCGGAGACCATGACGGATGCCGAGATCGCCGAGCTGCAACGCCTGCTCGACGCCCATCGCGCCAGCGTTGCGCGCGACCACTGGCAGGCCTATTTTCAGAGCGAGGGCGACTGGGATTTTCACTATCGTATCGTGCATGGCAGCGGCAACCGGCGCCTGATCGCCATTCTGTGCGATGATCTCTATTACCTCGCACGCATGTACCGCTGCCAGTTCGGCATGAAAAGCGAGCGCGCTACCGCAGCACTCAAAGAGCACGGCCTGATCGTCGATGCCATCGGCGAGCGCGACGGCGAGCTGGCCGAATGGCTGATGCGCCGGCATATCCGCGCCTCGCGCCGTCATGCCGAGCAGTGCATCGCGAGCCACCCGCACCAACCAACCATGAGGCCCGTCGCATGA
- the glnB gene encoding nitrogen regulatory protein P-II, whose protein sequence is MKKVEAIIKPFKLDDVREALSAAGITGMTAIEVKGFGRQKGHTELYRGAEYVVDFLPKVKIELVVANDQLDSCVEAITRAARTGKIGDGKIFVIDVSRVVRIRTGEEDEAAI, encoded by the coding sequence ATGAAGAAGGTCGAAGCCATCATCAAACCCTTCAAACTCGACGACGTACGCGAGGCCCTGTCCGCCGCCGGCATTACCGGCATGACGGCGATTGAGGTTAAGGGTTTCGGACGCCAGAAAGGCCATACCGAACTCTACCGCGGTGCCGAATACGTGGTGGATTTTCTGCCCAAGGTGAAGATTGAGCTGGTCGTGGCAAACGACCAGCTCGACTCCTGCGTCGAGGCCATCACCCGAGCCGCGCGCACCGGCAAGATAGGCGATGGCAAGATTTTCGTCATTGATGTGTCGCGCGTGGTGCGCATTCGCACGGGCGAAGAAGACGAAGCTGCGATCTGA
- a CDS encoding outer membrane protein assembly factor BamD: MRSKFLASLLLACLLPVLVASCGILNKEFDQTEGWSASKLYTEGAQQLDAANYQRAIDYFEKLEARYPFGRYAMQGQLDVAYAYYRDEQPEAAIAAADRFIKLYPQNPFVDYAYYLKGIVNYNRSVGFIDRFIPTDASQRDPGSALDAFQDFSELVRLFPNSKYAVDARQRMLYLRNNLAKNEVNVARYYMKRGAYVAAANRAQYVVERYQRTSAVESALEVLVQAYRALGEKQLAADAERVLVMNREAGRFISDEPQPEDISLGRKVWDYLGLDQN, encoded by the coding sequence ATGCGGTCAAAATTTCTTGCGTCACTCCTGCTTGCCTGCCTGCTGCCTGTGCTGGTTGCGAGCTGCGGCATTCTGAACAAAGAATTCGATCAGACCGAGGGCTGGAGCGCATCGAAACTCTACACCGAGGGGGCTCAGCAGCTTGATGCGGCCAACTATCAGCGCGCCATCGACTACTTCGAGAAACTTGAGGCGCGCTATCCCTTTGGCCGCTATGCAATGCAAGGGCAGCTTGACGTCGCCTATGCCTATTACAGGGACGAGCAACCGGAGGCGGCCATTGCGGCAGCGGATCGCTTTATTAAGCTGTACCCGCAAAATCCTTTTGTCGATTATGCCTATTATCTGAAAGGCATCGTCAACTACAACCGCAGCGTTGGCTTTATCGACCGTTTCATCCCGACCGATGCATCCCAGCGTGATCCAGGCTCAGCGCTTGATGCCTTTCAGGACTTCAGCGAGCTGGTGCGTCTATTTCCCAACAGCAAGTATGCAGTCGATGCCCGCCAACGCATGCTCTATTTGCGCAATAATCTGGCCAAGAATGAGGTCAATGTCGCGCGATACTACATGAAGCGTGGAGCTTACGTGGCAGCGGCGAATCGGGCTCAATATGTGGTTGAACGCTATCAGCGGACCTCGGCAGTGGAGAGTGCACTCGAGGTGCTTGTTCAGGCCTATCGCGCGCTGGGCGAAAAACAGCTCGCGGCCGATGCCGAGCGGGTGCTGGTCATGAACCGCGAAGCCGGGCGCTTTATCAGCGACGAGCCGCAACCAGAAGACATCAGCCTTGGGCGCAAGGTGTGGGATTATCTTGGGCTTGACCAGAACTGA
- the fcl gene encoding GDP-L-fucose synthase, which yields MKIFIAGHRGMVGSAILRQLATQQGIEPVTRTRVELDLLDAHAVENFFAEQRPQQVYLAAAKVGGIWANEHLPAEFIYQNLMVQAHVIHAAWRHGVERLLFLGSSCIYPRLAPQPMPENALLTGPLEPTNEPYAVAKIAGIKLCESYNRQYGTDFRSAMPTNLYGPGDNFNLRESHVIPALLRKFHQAKLEQAPEVEVWGSGQAQREFLHVDDMADACVHLMNLPPEQYASLTDPMCSHVNVGSGSDLPIRELAETIGKVTGYQGQIRFDESQPDGPPRKLLDVSRLQSLGWQARIGLEEGLAQTYQWFLDHQHQLRA from the coding sequence ATGAAGATTTTCATCGCTGGACACCGTGGCATGGTGGGTTCCGCCATCTTGCGACAACTCGCCACGCAGCAAGGCATCGAGCCGGTCACGCGCACCCGCGTCGAACTCGATCTGCTAGACGCCCATGCCGTTGAGAATTTCTTTGCCGAACAGCGTCCGCAGCAGGTTTATCTCGCGGCGGCCAAGGTCGGCGGCATCTGGGCCAATGAGCACCTGCCAGCCGAATTTATCTATCAAAACCTCATGGTTCAGGCTCATGTGATCCATGCCGCCTGGCGCCATGGCGTGGAGCGACTGTTGTTTCTCGGCAGCTCCTGCATCTACCCGCGCCTGGCCCCCCAACCAATGCCAGAAAATGCCTTGCTGACTGGCCCCCTGGAACCCACCAACGAGCCCTATGCGGTCGCCAAAATCGCCGGCATCAAGCTGTGCGAATCTTACAATCGTCAGTACGGCACGGATTTTCGCAGCGCCATGCCGACGAATCTCTACGGCCCCGGAGATAACTTTAATCTGCGCGAAAGCCACGTCATCCCGGCGCTGCTGCGCAAATTCCACCAGGCCAAGCTGGAACAGGCGCCCGAGGTTGAGGTCTGGGGTAGCGGCCAAGCGCAGCGCGAGTTTTTGCATGTCGATGACATGGCTGATGCCTGCGTGCATCTGATGAATCTGCCCCCGGAGCAATACGCCAGCCTGACCGATCCCATGTGCTCCCATGTTAACGTCGGCAGCGGCAGCGACCTGCCCATCCGCGAACTGGCCGAAACCATCGGTAAGGTCACCGGTTACCAGGGCCAGATTCGCTTCGACGAAAGCCAACCGGACGGCCCGCCACGCAAGCTGCTCGATGTCAGCCGCCTGCAAAGCCTGGGCTGGCAGGCGCGCATCGGACTCGAGGAGGGGCTAGCGCAGACCTACCAGTGGTTTCTGGATCATCAGCATCAGCTCAGAGCCTGA
- a CDS encoding WD40 repeat domain-containing protein, translated as MFQEISGKSRASVPIQTQQIDSHRPAKRPASVLQTSSGTWVLRDRWLPCALMLTAALLLSGCFDPGEKHSFGVAEQGLYDASLSSDAGSLVIASVTQGGSFWDLANSTRSFNWNHHGEKPTALVAVALAGDTSYAVTVDQAPIMVLWDAKTGQALRSWMLPLEVTSMALADAGRRLLIGTANNEALVFDLRRGGIEHRLSHEEEVNDVAISADGKLGLTVADDDYARLWDLQQAKELHRWELNNNGMTAALSPSGRYAFAAGQSARAAVWDTRSGALLFELNPFQKWVGRGISYSSAVFSPREDELLTGSVTGNVKRWSLGNGQPLGSWILGRRSWISPSAVKLIALAYARNGDYFAVGSNGLVYVLGPQSG; from the coding sequence ATGTTTCAGGAAATTTCTGGGAAATCCCGTGCCAGCGTGCCCATTCAGACTCAACAGATCGATTCGCATCGACCGGCGAAACGCCCGGCTAGTGTTTTACAGACGTCATCGGGGACCTGGGTGCTACGTGACCGCTGGCTGCCCTGCGCATTAATGCTGACCGCAGCGCTCTTGCTCAGCGGCTGCTTCGACCCGGGCGAGAAGCACAGTTTCGGGGTGGCGGAGCAGGGCCTATATGACGCAAGCTTGAGCAGCGATGCTGGCTCACTGGTGATCGCCTCGGTCACTCAGGGCGGCAGCTTCTGGGATCTGGCCAACAGCACCCGCAGCTTCAACTGGAACCACCATGGCGAGAAACCAACGGCGCTTGTCGCGGTGGCGCTGGCCGGCGATACCAGCTATGCGGTCACCGTCGACCAGGCGCCTATCATGGTTCTGTGGGATGCGAAAACCGGCCAGGCGCTGCGCAGCTGGATGCTGCCGCTAGAGGTGACTTCAATGGCGTTAGCCGATGCCGGCCGGCGACTGCTGATCGGCACCGCAAACAACGAGGCGCTGGTATTCGATCTGCGTCGTGGCGGCATTGAGCATCGCCTATCGCATGAGGAAGAAGTCAATGACGTGGCCATCTCAGCCGACGGTAAGCTGGGGCTCACTGTCGCGGACGATGACTATGCGCGCCTGTGGGATCTGCAACAGGCCAAGGAACTGCACCGCTGGGAACTCAACAACAATGGCATGACCGCCGCTCTGTCGCCGAGTGGGCGCTACGCCTTCGCTGCCGGGCAAAGCGCACGCGCGGCGGTCTGGGACACCCGCAGCGGGGCCTTGCTGTTTGAGCTCAATCCTTTCCAGAAATGGGTGGGGCGCGGCATCTCCTACAGCAGCGCGGTCTTCTCACCGCGCGAGGATGAACTCCTGACCGGCAGCGTCACTGGCAATGTCAAGCGCTGGTCGCTCGGCAACGGCCAACCGCTTGGAAGCTGGATTCTGGGGCGCCGGAGCTGGATCAGCCCCTCGGCCGTCAAGCTGATTGCCCTGGCCTACGCGCGCAACGGCGATTATTTCGCCGTCGGCAGCAATGGCCTGGTCTATGTACTTGGGCCGCAGTCCGGCTAA
- the prpB gene encoding methylisocitrate lyase, with translation MSQSTPATDSSPNPGTHLDLTPGARLRAALAEEQPLQVVGAVNAYHAIMAEQLGFRALYLSGGGVAAASYGLPDLGITSLDNVLEDVRRITYASDRPLLVDADTGFGGALNIQRTIRELMRAGAAGCHIEDQVAAKRCGHRPGKAIVSLAEMVDRVKAAVDARSQDFVIMARTDALAVEGLDAAIERAQACAEAGADMIFPEAVTALDQYQRFVDATGVPVLANITEFGSTPLFTTQELASAGVGLALYPLSAFRAMNLAALKVYNAIRQEGSQAGVVDIMQTRMALYEFLDYHAFEEHLDRLFAEQRQNTAN, from the coding sequence ATGAGCCAGTCCACCCCGGCTACCGATTCAAGTCCCAATCCCGGCACCCATCTCGATCTTACCCCGGGCGCCCGCCTGCGTGCTGCACTTGCAGAAGAACAACCGCTACAGGTTGTCGGCGCTGTCAACGCCTATCACGCCATCATGGCCGAGCAGCTCGGCTTTCGCGCGCTTTATCTGTCCGGCGGCGGCGTGGCCGCGGCCTCCTACGGGTTGCCAGATCTTGGCATCACCAGTCTGGATAATGTGCTCGAGGACGTGCGCCGCATCACTTATGCCAGCGACAGGCCGCTGCTGGTCGACGCTGATACCGGTTTTGGCGGGGCGCTCAACATTCAGCGCACCATCCGCGAGCTAATGCGTGCTGGCGCCGCTGGTTGCCACATTGAGGACCAGGTCGCGGCCAAGCGCTGTGGTCACCGGCCCGGAAAGGCCATTGTCTCGCTCGCGGAGATGGTTGATCGCGTCAAGGCGGCGGTGGATGCGCGCAGTCAAGACTTCGTCATCATGGCGCGTACCGATGCCCTGGCCGTTGAAGGGCTGGACGCTGCCATTGAGCGCGCTCAGGCCTGCGCGGAAGCCGGCGCGGACATGATCTTTCCAGAAGCCGTTACTGCCCTGGATCAGTATCAGCGTTTTGTCGATGCGACTGGGGTGCCGGTGCTCGCCAATATTACCGAGTTTGGCAGCACGCCGCTCTTTACCACCCAGGAACTCGCCTCGGCCGGCGTTGGGCTTGCGCTCTATCCATTGTCCGCTTTCCGCGCGATGAACCTGGCCGCGCTCAAGGTCTACAACGCCATCCGTCAGGAAGGCAGCCAGGCTGGGGTTGTCGACATCATGCAAACACGCATGGCGCTCTATGAGTTCCTCGACTACCACGCCTTTGAAGAACATCTTGACCGACTTTTTGCCGAACAGCGGCAAAACACCGCGAACTGA